The following are encoded together in the Tatumella ptyseos genome:
- the queF gene encoding NADPH-dependent 7-cyano-7-deazaguanine reductase QueF (Catalyzes the NADPH-dependent reduction of 7-cyano-7-deazaguanine (preQ0) to 7-aminomethyl-7-deazaguanine (preQ1) in queuosine biosynthesis): MADYENHPTLSDLTLGKSTAYISDYQPSLLQAVPRSLNRDSLQLNESHLPFHGEDFWTLYELSWLNENGIPQVAIGDVALPASSKNLIESKSFKLYLNSFNQTRFSDWQSVEQTLIRDLSQCAQGDVRVTLHRLSDFNAQPIDDFAGEVIDEQAIIVDDYQFNRDYLRNATHDEVVEETLVSHLLKSNCLITQQPDWGSVMIHYKGKKIDREALLRYLLSFRQHNEFHEQCVERIYMDIMALCAPEALTVYARYTRRGGLDINPWRTNQHFTPHNRRLARQ, from the coding sequence ATGGCTGACTACGAAAACCACCCGACCTTATCAGACCTCACCTTGGGGAAATCGACCGCTTATATTTCGGATTATCAACCTAGCCTCTTACAAGCAGTGCCTAGGAGTTTAAACCGTGATAGTTTACAACTGAATGAAAGCCATCTCCCCTTCCATGGTGAGGACTTTTGGACACTCTATGAACTCTCTTGGCTTAACGAGAACGGAATTCCGCAAGTTGCGATTGGCGACGTCGCCCTGCCAGCCTCCAGTAAAAACCTTATCGAATCCAAAAGTTTTAAACTCTATTTAAATAGCTTTAATCAAACACGTTTCAGCGATTGGCAGAGCGTCGAGCAGACCTTAATACGTGATCTAAGCCAGTGTGCGCAGGGTGACGTTCGGGTTACTTTACATCGCTTAAGCGATTTCAACGCGCAACCCATTGATGATTTTGCGGGAGAGGTGATTGATGAGCAGGCAATCATCGTCGACGATTATCAGTTTAACCGTGATTATCTTCGTAATGCGACCCATGATGAAGTGGTTGAAGAGACATTAGTGAGCCATTTATTAAAGTCTAATTGTCTTATTACCCAACAACCTGATTGGGGATCCGTCATGATCCACTATAAAGGTAAGAAAATTGATCGTGAAGCGCTGTTACGCTATCTCCTTTCCTTCCGCCAGCATAATGAGTTCCATGAACAGTGTGTGGAACGTATCTATATGGACATCATGGCCCTCTGCGCGCCAGAAGCCTTAACCGTCTATGCCCGCTACACACGACGGGGGGGCTTAGACATTAATCCATGGCGGACAAATCAGCACTTTACTCCACATAACCGCCGCTTAGCGCGACAATAA
- the syd gene encoding SecY-interacting protein, with the protein MIDETSQQLTAFTQRYCQRWQQEHQSPPFNDQLIGVDSPCLLATYENGITWQPQPFTLPKNLDAVSKGVELIVQPSVVAFYTTQFAAEMPATFDGRSLTLLQAWNSEDFTLLQQNLVGHLVMKRRLKHSPTLFIATTDDDSTIIAVDNLNGNVILETLGKKQFEVLAPSLNQFLEDLHPER; encoded by the coding sequence ATGATAGATGAGACTTCTCAACAACTCACCGCGTTCACGCAACGTTATTGTCAACGCTGGCAACAGGAACACCAAAGCCCACCGTTTAATGACCAGCTTATTGGTGTCGATTCGCCTTGTCTACTCGCCACTTATGAAAACGGTATCACTTGGCAACCTCAGCCCTTCACATTACCGAAAAATTTAGATGCAGTGTCGAAAGGTGTCGAGTTAATCGTACAACCTTCGGTCGTGGCTTTTTATACGACACAATTTGCGGCGGAGATGCCGGCGACATTCGATGGTAGGTCGCTGACGTTATTACAAGCGTGGAATAGCGAAGATTTTACACTGTTACAGCAAAATCTTGTGGGGCATCTGGTTATGAAGCGACGGTTAAAACATAGCCCAACACTATTCATTGCGACCACCGATGATGACTCGACCATTATTGCCGTCGACAACCTCAATGGTAACGTTATTCTTGAAACCCTCGGTAAAAAACAATTTGAGGTACTGGCACCTTCGCTTAACCAATTCCTAGAAGACTTACATCCAGAGAGATAG
- the truC gene encoding tRNA pseudouridine(65) synthase TruC: protein MLEIIYQDEWIIAVNKPANMLVHRSWLARHETQFVMQTLRDQIGQHVFTVHRLDRPTSGVLVFGLSSEAGRELSQLFEQHQMNKTYHAIVRGWIEGEGVIDYPLREEHDKISDKFATGEPVTQSAITHYKTLAKVEMPYPVGRYECCRYSWVELQPQTGRKHQLRRHMSHLRHPIIGDTAHGDLKQNRGAAEHFGCQRLMLHASTLSFVHPFTQQRVTLEAEMDETWQRMLQQFGWTD, encoded by the coding sequence GTGCTTGAAATTATCTATCAAGACGAATGGATTATTGCTGTCAATAAACCGGCAAATATGCTGGTGCACCGCAGTTGGTTAGCTCGCCATGAAACACAATTCGTTATGCAAACCTTACGGGATCAGATTGGTCAGCATGTTTTCACTGTCCATCGTCTAGATAGGCCCACCTCTGGTGTGCTGGTATTTGGCCTTTCTAGCGAGGCAGGGCGTGAGTTATCTCAACTTTTCGAACAGCATCAGATGAATAAAACTTATCATGCGATAGTTCGAGGATGGATAGAGGGTGAAGGGGTAATAGATTACCCCTTACGCGAAGAGCACGATAAAATTTCCGATAAGTTCGCCACGGGTGAACCGGTTACACAATCGGCGATAACGCATTATAAGACACTCGCCAAAGTGGAGATGCCCTATCCCGTTGGGCGATATGAATGCTGTCGTTATAGCTGGGTTGAATTACAGCCTCAAACTGGGCGAAAACACCAACTGCGCCGACATATGTCTCATCTTCGTCATCCTATTATCGGCGATACGGCGCACGGTGACCTGAAACAGAATCGGGGGGCCGCTGAACACTTCGGTTGCCAACGGTTAATGCTGCATGCTTCAACGCTCTCTTTTGTTCATCCTTTTACTCAGCAGCGAGTGACGTTGGAAGCAGAAATGGATGAGACGTGGCAGCGGATGTTGCAACAGTTTGGTTGGACAGATTGA
- the rlmD gene encoding 23S rRNA (uracil(1939)-C(5))-methyltransferase RlmD, translating into MVQFYKAKKTTSVRKTFQLSVDELDQFGQGVGHHQGKACFVEGLLPGEVGQVEVIEDKRHYMRAKLITLSNASPERREPRCPIYAKCGGCQQQHISESLQQRSKASALARLLKPVGVEKIDEVIHAESWHYRRRTRLSLRVDNMGRLTMGFRRKKSNEIVSVQHCPVLVQRLNTLLSPLHRCLSQLESVSHLGHVELVAADNSTVTMVLRHLRPLPSEDIKNLEQFSHNHSVSLFLADGQQQTLLRGEMPWYGIDQINLYFNPQGFIQVNAKINQQMIDNTIKWLDIKPTDRILDLFCGVGNFTLPLARFASSVTGVEGLAELVAKAEYNAQRNNITNVAFYQHNLEQDVSQQPWAKQGFTKVLLDPARAGAAEIMPYVCALDPECIVYISCNPATLARDSQIAGQLGYRVVKVTMLDMFPHTEHLESMVLFERR; encoded by the coding sequence ATGGTGCAATTTTATAAAGCAAAAAAAACAACATCGGTCCGTAAAACCTTTCAGCTCTCGGTAGATGAGCTCGATCAGTTTGGGCAGGGCGTCGGTCATCATCAAGGTAAAGCGTGTTTCGTTGAAGGCTTACTTCCGGGAGAAGTTGGTCAGGTTGAGGTTATTGAGGATAAGCGCCACTACATGCGCGCTAAACTGATAACTTTGTCTAACGCGAGCCCTGAAAGGCGAGAGCCGCGCTGCCCCATTTACGCTAAATGTGGGGGTTGCCAACAGCAGCATATCAGTGAATCTCTGCAGCAACGATCGAAAGCCTCTGCATTAGCGCGGTTACTTAAACCGGTAGGGGTGGAGAAAATCGATGAGGTGATCCATGCAGAGAGTTGGCATTATCGGCGCCGGACGCGGCTTAGTTTACGCGTCGATAACATGGGGCGATTGACCATGGGATTTCGGCGTAAAAAAAGCAATGAGATCGTTTCAGTTCAGCACTGTCCTGTTTTAGTGCAACGCCTCAATACGCTACTTTCTCCATTACACCGCTGCTTATCTCAACTTGAGTCTGTTTCCCACTTGGGGCATGTGGAGCTGGTGGCTGCCGATAACAGTACTGTTACGATGGTGCTTAGACATCTGCGACCGCTGCCGTCAGAAGATATCAAAAACTTGGAACAGTTTTCGCATAATCATTCTGTTTCACTTTTCTTAGCGGATGGGCAGCAACAAACTCTGCTGAGAGGTGAAATGCCGTGGTATGGTATTGACCAGATAAATTTATATTTTAATCCTCAGGGGTTTATTCAGGTAAATGCGAAAATCAATCAACAAATGATTGATAACACTATAAAATGGTTAGACATTAAACCCACTGATCGTATTCTTGACCTTTTTTGCGGAGTAGGAAACTTTACGCTTCCTTTAGCAAGATTCGCGAGTTCAGTCACAGGTGTTGAGGGTTTAGCAGAATTAGTTGCTAAGGCGGAGTACAATGCTCAGCGAAATAACATTACCAATGTTGCCTTTTATCAACACAATTTAGAGCAAGATGTCTCTCAGCAACCTTGGGCAAAACAGGGCTTTACCAAAGTCCTTTTAGATCCCGCTCGCGCTGGCGCGGCAGAGATCATGCCTTATGTGTGTGCGTTAGACCCTGAGTGTATTGTCTACATCTCTTGTAATCCCGCTACCTTGGCACGGGATAGTCAAATTGCCGGTCAGTTAGGATACCGGGTGGTTAAAGTGACTATGCTAGATATGTTTCCACACACAGAACATCTTGAGTCAATGGTGTTGTTTGAACGTCGTTAA
- the relA gene encoding GTP diphosphokinase — MVAVRSAHLNPAGEFAAEQWIESLHNISEPTGKTLTACWGYCQEKTLDHPAQAILLSRGIEMVEILTTLSMDCDTLCAALIFPLANAGVLDAEQIKDAYGNSILSLVNGVLDMDAIRQLKAIQNDSMASEQVDNIRRMLLAMVEDFRCVVIKLAERIAYLREMKDAPEDERVLAAKESTNIYAPLANRLGIGQLKWELEDYCFRYLHPEEYKRIASLLHERRIDREMYIDNFVTQIRDMMSKEGVRAEVYGRPKHIYSIWRKMQKKSLAFDELFDVRAVRIVAERLQDCYGALGIVHTLFRHLPNEFDDYVANPKPNGYQSIHTVVLGPKGQTVEVQIRTKQMHEDAELGVAAHWKYKEGSTTPAGRGAAGHEGRIAWLRKLIAWQEEMADSGEMLEEVRSQVFDDRVYVYTPKGDVIDLPAGSTPLDFAYHIHSDIGHRCIGAKISGRIVPFTYHLQMGDQVEVITQKQPNPSRDWLNPHLGYITTSRGRAKVHAWFKKQDRDKNILAGKQILDNELNQLDISWKDAEKYLLPRYNMTSMEEILAAIGGGDIRQNQMVNFLQAKVYKPSAEEEDQKALEQLTQKSANNQSARKDSGRIVVEGVGNLMHHIARCCQPIPGDDITGFITQGRGISIHRADCEQLAELINHAPERIVDAVWGENYSSGYTLVVRVVANDRSGLLRDITTILANEKVNVLGVSSHSDTRKQLATIDMEIEIYNQQVLGRVISRLNQIPDVIDAKRLH; from the coding sequence ATGGTTGCAGTAAGAAGCGCACACCTCAATCCGGCCGGAGAATTCGCGGCTGAACAATGGATTGAGAGTTTACATAATATCTCTGAACCAACAGGTAAAACCTTAACGGCCTGTTGGGGCTATTGTCAGGAAAAAACACTCGATCATCCTGCGCAGGCAATTTTGCTGAGTCGCGGTATCGAGATGGTGGAAATCTTGACGACGCTGAGTATGGATTGTGACACCTTATGTGCTGCGCTGATTTTCCCATTAGCTAATGCTGGTGTGCTTGATGCTGAGCAGATTAAAGATGCTTACGGTAATAGCATTCTTTCTCTGGTTAACGGCGTACTGGATATGGACGCCATTCGCCAACTTAAAGCGATTCAAAATGACTCAATGGCTTCAGAGCAAGTGGATAACATCCGTCGGATGTTACTTGCAATGGTTGAAGACTTTCGTTGTGTAGTCATTAAATTGGCTGAGCGCATTGCCTATTTGCGCGAAATGAAAGATGCCCCGGAAGATGAGAGAGTCCTCGCCGCGAAAGAGAGTACTAATATCTACGCACCTCTCGCTAACCGTTTAGGAATTGGTCAACTTAAGTGGGAGCTAGAAGATTATTGTTTCCGCTATCTACACCCCGAGGAATACAAGCGCATAGCAAGTTTGCTTCATGAGCGGCGAATTGATCGCGAGATGTATATCGATAATTTCGTCACACAGATTCGCGACATGATGAGTAAAGAGGGCGTTCGTGCAGAGGTCTATGGTCGACCTAAGCATATCTACAGTATCTGGCGGAAGATGCAGAAAAAGTCTCTGGCTTTCGACGAATTATTCGATGTCAGGGCGGTACGGATTGTCGCTGAACGTCTGCAAGATTGTTATGGTGCCTTGGGGATCGTGCATACCCTCTTTCGTCATTTACCCAATGAGTTTGATGATTACGTTGCAAACCCCAAACCTAACGGCTATCAATCTATCCACACGGTAGTGTTGGGGCCAAAAGGGCAAACGGTTGAAGTGCAAATTCGTACTAAACAGATGCATGAAGATGCTGAGTTAGGGGTCGCGGCGCACTGGAAATACAAAGAAGGTAGTACGACGCCAGCAGGTAGAGGGGCGGCGGGCCATGAAGGACGCATTGCTTGGCTACGTAAGTTGATTGCTTGGCAAGAAGAGATGGCGGACAGCGGCGAAATGCTGGAAGAAGTTCGTAGCCAAGTGTTCGACGACAGAGTTTACGTTTATACCCCTAAAGGGGATGTGATTGACCTGCCTGCCGGTTCCACACCACTTGATTTCGCCTACCATATTCATAGCGATATCGGCCATCGTTGTATTGGCGCAAAAATCAGTGGCCGAATTGTCCCCTTTACTTACCATCTACAAATGGGGGATCAAGTTGAAGTGATCACCCAGAAGCAACCTAACCCGAGTAGAGATTGGCTCAACCCGCACCTGGGTTATATTACGACAAGTCGTGGGCGGGCGAAGGTCCATGCTTGGTTCAAAAAACAAGATCGCGATAAAAATATTCTCGCGGGTAAGCAAATTCTCGATAACGAATTAAACCAACTGGATATCAGCTGGAAAGATGCAGAAAAATATCTGCTGCCTCGTTATAACATGACTTCTATGGAAGAGATTTTAGCGGCGATTGGTGGCGGGGATATTCGTCAAAACCAAATGGTTAACTTCTTGCAAGCTAAGGTTTACAAACCCAGTGCAGAGGAAGAAGATCAGAAAGCCTTAGAGCAACTTACTCAGAAATCGGCAAATAATCAGTCAGCTCGTAAAGATAGCGGTCGTATTGTCGTGGAAGGGGTGGGTAATCTTATGCACCACATTGCCCGTTGCTGTCAGCCGATACCGGGCGATGATATCACAGGGTTTATTACCCAAGGTCGAGGGATTTCCATTCACCGTGCGGACTGTGAGCAGTTAGCCGAATTGATTAATCATGCGCCTGAGCGAATTGTCGACGCGGTGTGGGGAGAAAATTACTCAAGTGGTTATACCCTAGTGGTACGAGTCGTCGCGAACGACCGTAGCGGATTATTACGGGATATCACGACTATTCTCGCCAACGAAAAAGTAAATGTATTAGGTGTTTCCAGCCATAGTGATACACGTAAACAGCTCGCGACTATTGATATGGAAATCGAAATCTATAATCAGCAGGTATTAGGGCGCGTTATTTCTCGGTTGAACCAAATACCGGATGTCATTGATGCCAAACGGCTTCATTAA
- the mazG gene encoding nucleoside triphosphate pyrophosphohydrolase: MSDSSLSQLLSVMQRLRDPEQGCEWDKQQTFDTIAPYTLEECYEVLDAIARQDFTDLQQELGDLLYQIVFYAQMATEQGLFNFDDVCRAITQKLIRRHPDVFTDAQSTQGWEHIKQQEREQKKQFSLLDDIPHAMPALLRADKIQQRCQTVGFDWDTLGPVVDKVKEELDEVMEEATMVDRNPERLEEELGDLLFATVNLTRHLGARAETALHKANLKFERRFRQVEQKIVEQGLTLEQASLEQMEQAWQRVKEDEKKANTQESGDC; this comes from the coding sequence ATGAGTGATTCATCATTGTCGCAATTATTGTCAGTGATGCAGCGCTTGCGTGATCCGGAGCAAGGGTGTGAATGGGATAAACAACAGACCTTCGATACTATTGCACCCTATACGCTAGAGGAGTGTTATGAAGTATTGGATGCCATTGCGCGTCAAGACTTTACCGACTTGCAGCAAGAACTTGGTGATCTGCTTTATCAAATCGTGTTTTATGCACAAATGGCTACCGAACAAGGGTTGTTCAATTTCGACGATGTATGCCGAGCTATTACTCAAAAATTGATTCGTCGCCATCCTGATGTCTTTACTGATGCTCAGTCGACGCAAGGATGGGAACACATCAAACAGCAAGAGCGTGAACAGAAAAAACAGTTCTCTTTACTCGACGATATTCCTCACGCGATGCCCGCTCTACTTCGTGCCGATAAAATCCAACAGCGTTGTCAGACGGTTGGCTTTGACTGGGACACGCTGGGCCCTGTGGTAGATAAGGTCAAAGAGGAGCTTGATGAAGTGATGGAAGAGGCAACGATGGTTGACCGTAATCCAGAACGTCTTGAAGAAGAGTTAGGTGATCTCCTTTTCGCAACCGTAAATCTGACGCGTCATCTAGGCGCGCGGGCGGAGACTGCCTTACATAAGGCTAACCTAAAATTCGAACGACGCTTTCGTCAGGTTGAACAAAAAATAGTAGAGCAGGGGCTTACGCTTGAACAAGCGTCGCTCGAGCAAATGGAACAGGCTTGGCAACGCGTCAAGGAAGATGAAAAAAAAGCGAACACTCAGGAGTCGGGTGATTGCTGA
- the pyrG gene encoding glutamine hydrolyzing CTP synthase, producing MTTNYIFVTGGVVSSLGKGIAAASLAAILEARGLKVTIMKLDPYINVDPGTMSPTQHGEVFVTDDGAETDLDLGHYERFIRTRMSRRNNFTTGRIYSEVLRKERRGDYLGATIQVIPHITNAIKERIIEGGEGHDVVLVEIGGTVGDIESLPFLEAIRQMAVDVGREHTLYMHLTLVPYMAAAGEVKTKPTQHSVKELLSIGIQPDMLICRSDRAVPANERAKIALFCNVPEKAVISLKDVDSIYKIPGMLKSQGLDDYICKRFNLNPPVADLSEWEQVIYEEANPGGEVTIGMVGKYIELPDAYKSVIEALKHAGLKNRVTVNIKLIDSQDVETRGTEVLKDLDAILIPGGFGARGIEGKIMTAQYARENKIPYLGICLGMQIALIEFARNVAGMQGANSTEFDANCQSPVVALITEWRDEEGNLEVRDEKSDLGGTMRLGSQPCQLTDDSIVRKLYGSSTIVERHRHRYEVNNFLLKPIEKAGLRIAGRSGDDQLVEIIENPNHPWFVACQFHPEFTSTPRDGHPLFSGFVGAAVDFQKRMDK from the coding sequence ATGACAACTAACTATATTTTTGTGACCGGCGGGGTCGTTTCCTCTCTGGGTAAAGGCATTGCCGCAGCCTCTCTGGCAGCCATTCTTGAAGCTCGTGGTCTCAAAGTGACCATTATGAAGCTTGACCCCTATATCAACGTCGATCCTGGGACAATGAGCCCGACTCAACATGGTGAAGTGTTTGTCACGGACGATGGTGCCGAAACGGATCTCGACTTAGGCCACTATGAGCGTTTTATTCGTACCCGCATGAGCCGTCGTAACAACTTTACGACTGGACGTATTTACTCAGAAGTTCTGAGAAAAGAGCGCCGTGGCGACTATTTGGGTGCAACCATTCAAGTTATTCCTCACATCACTAATGCTATCAAAGAGCGCATCATTGAAGGTGGCGAAGGCCACGATGTGGTATTAGTCGAAATTGGTGGTACCGTTGGAGATATCGAATCGCTACCTTTCCTAGAAGCGATTCGTCAAATGGCAGTAGATGTAGGACGTGAGCACACGCTTTACATGCACTTGACTTTAGTTCCTTACATGGCCGCAGCGGGCGAAGTCAAAACTAAGCCTACGCAACACTCAGTTAAAGAGTTGCTCTCTATCGGTATTCAGCCGGATATGCTGATCTGCCGTTCAGACCGCGCCGTGCCAGCGAATGAGCGGGCAAAAATCGCGTTGTTCTGTAACGTTCCAGAAAAAGCAGTTATTTCTCTGAAAGATGTCGATTCGATCTACAAAATCCCAGGGATGTTAAAATCCCAAGGGTTAGATGACTATATTTGTAAGCGCTTTAATCTTAACCCACCTGTTGCCGATCTCTCCGAGTGGGAGCAAGTGATTTATGAAGAAGCGAACCCAGGTGGTGAAGTCACTATCGGGATGGTAGGCAAATATATTGAGCTTCCAGATGCTTATAAGTCTGTTATTGAAGCGTTGAAACATGCTGGCCTCAAAAACCGTGTCACTGTTAATATCAAGCTAATTGACTCGCAAGATGTTGAGACTCGGGGAACCGAAGTACTTAAAGATCTTGATGCAATCCTTATTCCTGGTGGTTTTGGAGCACGCGGTATTGAAGGCAAAATTATGACCGCCCAATACGCACGTGAAAACAAAATTCCTTATTTAGGAATCTGTTTAGGGATGCAAATCGCGCTGATTGAATTCGCACGCAATGTGGCAGGTATGCAAGGTGCAAACTCCACTGAATTTGATGCGAACTGTCAATCACCGGTTGTAGCACTAATTACTGAATGGCGTGATGAAGAAGGTAATCTAGAGGTTCGTGATGAGAAGAGCGATTTAGGTGGAACCATGCGCCTAGGTAGCCAACCTTGTCAGCTAACGGATGACAGTATCGTCCGTAAACTTTACGGCTCTAGTACTATCGTTGAGCGTCATCGCCATCGTTACGAAGTTAATAATTTCTTATTAAAGCCAATCGAGAAAGCGGGCTTGCGCATCGCGGGTCGTTCTGGCGACGATCAATTAGTAGAAATTATTGAAAACCCTAACCATCCTTGGTTTGTTGCGTGTCAATTCCACCCAGAATTCACCTCAACACCACGCGATGGACACCCACTATTTTCAGGATTCGTGGGTGCCGCGGTAGATTTTCAAAAGCGGATGGATAAGTAA
- the eno gene encoding phosphopyruvate hydratase has product MSKIVKIIGREIIDSRGNPTVEAEVHLEGGFVGLAAAPSGASTGSREALELRDGDKSRFLGKGVTKAVDAVNGPIADALTGKDAKDQANIDNIMIELDGTENKSKFGANAILAVSLAAAKAAAASKGQPLYEHIAELNGTPGKFSMPLPMMNIINGGEHADNNVDIQEFMVQPIGASSLKEAVRIGSEIFHHLAKVLKAKGMNTAVGDEGGYAPNLGSNADALAAIAEAVKAAGYELGKDVTLAMDCAASEFYNKETGNYELKGEGKTFTSQEFTHYLEELTKQYPIVSIEDGLDESDWDGFAYQTKVLGDNIQLVGDDLFVTNTKILKEGIEKGIANSILIKFNQIGSLTETLAAIKMAKDAGYTAVISHRSGETEDATIADLAVGTAAGQIKTGSMSRSDRVAKYNQLIRIEEALGAKATFNGLKEVKGQA; this is encoded by the coding sequence ATGTCCAAAATCGTAAAAATCATCGGTCGTGAAATTATTGATTCGCGTGGCAATCCGACTGTTGAAGCAGAAGTGCATTTAGAAGGCGGTTTCGTAGGTTTAGCGGCTGCGCCATCAGGCGCATCGACAGGTTCCCGTGAAGCACTGGAATTACGTGACGGTGATAAATCACGTTTTCTGGGCAAAGGCGTAACCAAAGCCGTCGATGCGGTTAACGGCCCAATCGCTGACGCGTTAACGGGTAAAGATGCGAAAGACCAAGCTAACATCGATAATATCATGATCGAGTTAGACGGTACTGAGAACAAGTCCAAATTTGGTGCGAACGCTATCTTAGCAGTCTCTCTTGCTGCAGCGAAAGCTGCTGCTGCATCAAAAGGCCAACCTCTGTACGAGCATATTGCTGAGCTAAACGGTACTCCAGGTAAATTCTCAATGCCATTACCTATGATGAATATCATCAACGGTGGTGAGCATGCAGATAATAACGTCGATATTCAAGAGTTTATGGTGCAGCCTATTGGGGCATCAAGCCTGAAAGAAGCGGTACGTATTGGCTCAGAGATTTTCCACCACTTAGCTAAAGTATTAAAAGCTAAAGGGATGAACACTGCAGTGGGTGACGAAGGCGGCTATGCGCCAAACCTTGGTTCGAACGCTGATGCCTTAGCGGCAATCGCTGAAGCGGTAAAAGCGGCAGGTTATGAGCTAGGTAAAGACGTAACTTTAGCCATGGACTGTGCTGCCTCTGAGTTCTATAACAAAGAGACGGGTAACTATGAGCTGAAAGGTGAAGGAAAAACCTTCACTTCTCAAGAGTTCACCCATTACTTAGAAGAGCTGACCAAGCAATACCCAATCGTTTCTATTGAAGACGGTTTGGATGAATCTGACTGGGACGGTTTCGCTTATCAAACCAAAGTATTAGGCGATAATATTCAGTTAGTCGGCGATGACCTATTCGTTACCAATACCAAAATCCTTAAAGAAGGTATCGAAAAAGGTATTGCTAACTCAATCCTGATCAAATTTAACCAAATTGGTTCACTGACTGAAACCTTAGCGGCGATCAAAATGGCTAAAGATGCTGGCTATACTGCAGTCATCTCTCACCGTTCAGGTGAGACTGAAGATGCCACTATTGCTGACTTAGCAGTAGGGACTGCAGCAGGTCAAATCAAAACTGGTTCAATGAGCCGTTCAGATCGTGTTGCGAAATACAACCAACTGATTCGTATCGAAGAAGCGTTAGGTGCTAAAGCAACATTTAATGGTCTAAAAGAAGTAAAAGGCCAAGCATAA